A region from the Oryzias latipes chromosome 20, ASM223467v1 genome encodes:
- the sec61g gene encoding protein transport protein Sec61 subunit gamma translates to MDQVMQFVEPSRQFVKDSIRLVKRCTKPDRKEFQKIAMATAIGFAIMGFIGFFVKLIHIPINNIIVGG, encoded by the exons ATGGATCAGGTTATGCAGTTTGTTGAACCCAGCCGGCAATTCGTCAAAGACTCTATAAGGCTGGTGAAAAGGTGCACAAAACCCGACCGAAAAG aaTTCCAGAAGATTGCAATGGCCACGGCGATCGGGTTTGCCATCATGGGCTTCATTGGTTTCTTTGTCAAGCTCATCCACATCCCCATCAACAACATCATTGT TGGTGGTTAA